One region of Oculatellaceae cyanobacterium genomic DNA includes:
- a CDS encoding metallophosphoesterase: MHRILSGQLKVENVTIAIADLPADLQGIKLVQMSDFHYDGLRLSEDLLQQAIAASNAAKPDLVLLTGDYITDDPSPIHELVLRLKHLQSRLGIYAILGNHDHYYPNSKAEVTKALTNIGIQVLWNEIAYPLGSQLPLVGLADYWSRHFNPESVLNQLDPQTPRIVLSHNPDSAEKLQQWRVDLQLSGHTHGGQVVIPGIGAVIPQFKKLSQNISSKIYPWLPFLKKGCHKVVKHWEWSEGLHQIGSNQLYVNRGLGTYFPGRLFCRPELTSITLIQKSENRN; encoded by the coding sequence ATGCACCGGATATTATCAGGGCAGTTGAAAGTTGAAAACGTGACGATCGCGATCGCGGATCTGCCAGCAGATTTACAAGGCATAAAACTGGTGCAGATGTCAGATTTTCACTATGATGGTTTGCGACTATCAGAAGATTTACTACAACAAGCGATCGCAGCAAGCAACGCCGCTAAACCAGATCTAGTACTCCTGACTGGCGATTATATAACCGACGATCCCAGCCCAATTCACGAATTAGTGTTACGACTTAAACACCTGCAAAGTCGTCTTGGTATTTATGCGATACTAGGCAATCACGATCATTATTACCCAAACTCAAAAGCAGAAGTCACCAAAGCCCTAACTAATATCGGCATCCAAGTTTTATGGAATGAAATCGCCTATCCTTTAGGATCGCAATTACCCCTAGTAGGACTAGCTGATTATTGGTCGCGTCATTTTAACCCAGAGTCTGTGTTAAATCAGTTAGATCCTCAAACACCTCGGATAGTCTTATCTCACAATCCAGACAGCGCCGAAAAATTGCAACAGTGGCGAGTAGACCTACAACTTTCTGGTCATACTCATGGCGGTCAAGTAGTGATACCAGGAATTGGCGCTGTAATACCACAATTCAAGAAACTTAGCCAAAACATTTCCAGCAAGATCTACCCCTGGCTACCCTTCTTAAAAAAAGGCTGTCACAAAGTAGTCAAACATTGGGAATGGTCAGAAGGCTTGCACCAGATAGGAAGCAATCAGCTTTATGTTAATCGTGGATTAGGAACCTATTTCCCTGGACGGTTATTTTGTCGCCCAGAACTCACATCAATTACCTTAATTCAGAAGTCTGAAAACAGGAATTAG
- a CDS encoding calcium-binding protein — MPFLRQGDMRYILSDYTDKAVLETAVQTTQDLLKTFATAQDFDNIMSVAFGNNYDTKIAKSLSQAWQQNNFADLPPIEIRNSTEINGAMGAFAKATNTIYISKELIEQNANNIVAIADVLLEEAGHYIDAQINEIEAEGDEGAIFSALVQGKILTEKELELLKEEDDTATIILDGQIIEIEQANLNGTDGDDTLNGTTSADVFQPLRGIDTVNGSGGSDLLVIDYSANTFAGNRNYPAGIRFNSFYADGSGGYAGYLTAYKNSYGNYDQVSFSSIERFQITGTNYADSLRGGAFNDTLIGGAGNDYIDGGGGVDSIDGGAGIDTLEGADFSSIATGLIIDHSGNAIAGTTVTGIERIKNLTTGSGNDNINFTVDFNETINSGGGNDTINSGLGNDYVDAGAGSDVLVVNYSGNTFAGTPSIPAGMNSSVGDSGGGVYSGSFSAYKNSSGQVNQLNFGNVERFNITGTNFADVIRGGINNDTLIGGAGDDYISSGGGADSIDGGTGIDTLDNADFSSISTGLIIDNSGNAIAGTTVTGIERFNNLTTGSGNDSINFTVDFGETINTGGGNDTINSGLGNDYVDAGAGSDVLVVNYSSNTFAGNVSYPAGINSSVSPDGNGGYSGNFYAYKNSSGAVDHVNFSNIENFQITGTNFADTLNGGEFDDTINGGDGNDYINARNGNNVINSGAGNDTIEGSFATLVQDVEQDTGVDLGLFSTALGANNDDFWGAYNPNHVYSKEYVGNGQKVDFYVNDTDNATNQGSYTVKVYRQVGGVYEATPFETLTINSATNVFPTGQPKVFSSVLTSGTQYRFDVSGGFKPDNYNYDRVVDARFSTRFNGADTIDGGAGVDTLVNADFSTATAALAFDDTGTTHTPITLADGTSVTGVEYFQNVKTGSGNDSISYAQRQNNNISTGAGNDTINSGSGYDIVDGGAGTDLLVVDYSGNTFAGGISYPPGIYSVVNDNGAGGYNGYFNAYIEDAYTYDEVSFSNIENFQITGTSFGDLLSGGNLNDTLNGGDGDDIIDGRLGNDVINAGAGDDLITGGGGIDVIDGGTGSDTLTDSDFSAATSSLIFDDTGATHTPIILTNGMSVTGVEYFEGLKTGSGNDTITYSKIQNDTLNTGAGNDTINAGRGQDNVDGGDGNDLLIVDYSSNTFSGGGGYFAGVQSNVYSNGATGFNGYFYAYTSPGTADQVNFSNIENFNITGTNFADNFSGGDNNDTLTGGSGNDTLYGNGGNDYLDGGVGNDSLIGGIGNDTYVVNVTTDVITEYADEGTDTIISSVTDTLNIASRANVENLMLTGSAVNATGNALNNQLTGNSGNNTLSGGTGNDTLDGGAGIDTLDGGAGNDTYVIDTTTDTITETATGGNDTVQSSFTNTLANYTNIENLSLGGTGDFNATGNAGNNKLTGNSGANILDGGAGVDTLVGGDGNDTYIVDTTTDTITETATGGVDTVTSLFTYTLGETSNLENLTLTGSAVNATGNSLNNQLTGNSGNNTLTGNAGNDTLNGGDGVDILVGGDGNDTYIVDTTTDTITETATGGVDTVVSSFTNTVANYTNIENLTLGGTGDFNATGNAGNNVLTGNSGANILNGGDGIDTLVGGDGNDTYNVDTTTDTITETATGGVDTVQSSFTNSLANYTNVENLILAGTGDFNGTGNSGNNTLTGNSGANILDGGDGVDTLVGGDGNDTYVVDTTTETIIETATGGVDTVQILISNTLANFANVENLTITGAGDLNATGNALNNVLTGNDGANILDGGDGVDALIGGNGNDTYIVDTTTDTITETATGGVDVIQSLVSNFLANYANIEHLTLIGTGDVNATGNAGNNVLTGNSGANILDGGAGIDTLVGGDGNDTYKVDTTTDTITETTTGGVDTVESSITYTLGATSNLENLTLTGTTAINGTGNALNNTIKGNSAANTLSGLTGADTLMGEGGNDIYVVDNVNDQVIESASTGGIDTVQSTVNWTLSDNVEKLTLTGTAAINGNGNTLANTILGNTGANTLTGGSGNDTITGNAGNDILVGELGNDSLTGGTGADKFRFNASNEGIDKIVDFKASESDIIEILATGFGGGLVAGTTLSANQFLSGAGVTTAGTADQRFIYNTSNGALFYDVDGNGAGLSSQIATLSPVSSVIPALNNTQISII, encoded by the coding sequence ATGCCTTTCTTAAGGCAAGGTGATATGCGCTACATATTAAGTGATTATACAGATAAAGCAGTTTTAGAAACTGCTGTGCAAACAACTCAGGATTTGCTCAAAACCTTTGCTACGGCTCAAGATTTCGACAACATCATGAGCGTGGCATTTGGTAACAACTATGATACCAAAATAGCAAAATCATTATCTCAAGCTTGGCAACAAAACAATTTTGCCGACTTACCACCAATTGAAATTCGGAACTCTACTGAAATAAATGGTGCAATGGGTGCTTTCGCTAAAGCCACAAACACTATTTATATATCAAAAGAACTTATCGAGCAAAATGCTAATAATATAGTAGCAATTGCGGATGTACTGCTAGAAGAAGCAGGACATTATATTGATGCTCAAATCAATGAAATTGAGGCAGAAGGCGACGAAGGGGCGATTTTTTCCGCATTAGTGCAGGGAAAAATTTTAACGGAAAAAGAGTTAGAACTGCTGAAAGAAGAAGATGATACCGCCACAATTATATTAGATGGGCAAATCATTGAAATTGAGCAGGCAAATTTAAATGGGACTGACGGCGACGACACTTTAAATGGCACTACCAGCGCCGACGTATTTCAACCGTTGCGTGGCATTGATACAGTAAATGGTAGCGGTGGTAGTGATTTATTAGTAATAGATTATTCAGCCAATACATTTGCTGGAAATCGCAACTATCCTGCTGGCATCCGCTTTAATAGTTTCTATGCTGATGGTTCTGGTGGCTATGCTGGTTATTTAACTGCCTATAAAAATAGTTATGGTAATTATGACCAAGTAAGCTTTTCCAGCATTGAACGCTTCCAAATCACAGGTACTAATTATGCCGATAGTTTACGAGGAGGCGCATTCAACGATACTTTAATTGGTGGTGCTGGCAATGATTATATTGATGGTGGTGGCGGTGTAGATAGCATTGATGGTGGTGCTGGGATAGATACGTTAGAAGGTGCGGATTTTTCTAGTATTGCCACAGGTTTAATAATTGATCATAGTGGGAATGCGATCGCAGGTACAACCGTTACTGGAATCGAGCGAATTAAAAACCTGACAACAGGTAGCGGTAATGACAACATTAATTTCACCGTCGATTTTAATGAAACTATCAACTCTGGCGGTGGTAACGATACCATCAATTCTGGTTTAGGCAACGATTACGTTGATGCTGGTGCTGGTAGCGATGTATTAGTTGTTAATTATTCTGGCAATACCTTTGCTGGTACTCCCTCAATCCCTGCTGGGATGAACAGTTCCGTCGGTGATAGTGGTGGCGGGGTATATTCTGGGTCGTTCAGCGCCTACAAAAATAGCAGTGGTCAAGTTAACCAACTTAACTTCGGCAACGTCGAACGCTTTAATATTACAGGCACTAACTTTGCTGACGTTATTCGTGGTGGGATTAATAATGACACCTTAATTGGTGGTGCAGGTGATGACTACATCAGTAGCGGTGGCGGTGCAGACAGCATTGATGGTGGTACTGGAATAGATACCTTAGATAATGCAGATTTTTCTAGTATCAGCACAGGATTAATAATTGATAATAGTGGGAATGCGATCGCGGGTACAACCGTTACCGGAATTGAGCGATTTAACAACCTCACCACAGGTAGCGGTAACGACAGCATTAATTTCACCGTCGATTTTGGTGAAACCATCAATACAGGTGGCGGTAACGATACCATCAACTCAGGTTTAGGCAATGATTACGTTGATGCTGGCGCTGGCAGTGATGTATTAGTAGTTAATTACTCTAGCAATACCTTTGCTGGTAATGTCTCATACCCTGCTGGAATCAATAGCAGTGTTAGTCCTGACGGTAATGGTGGGTATTCTGGCAATTTCTATGCCTACAAAAATAGCAGTGGTGCAGTTGACCACGTTAACTTTTCTAACATAGAGAATTTCCAAATCACAGGCACTAACTTTGCCGACACCCTTAATGGTGGTGAATTTGATGACACCATAAATGGAGGAGACGGCAACGATTACATTAATGCTAGAAATGGTAATAACGTTATCAATAGTGGCGCTGGCAACGATACTATTGAGGGAAGTTTTGCTACCCTAGTCCAAGACGTAGAGCAAGATACAGGAGTTGATTTAGGATTATTTTCTACCGCTCTGGGTGCTAACAATGACGACTTTTGGGGCGCTTATAACCCCAATCATGTTTACTCCAAAGAGTATGTTGGGAACGGACAAAAAGTAGATTTCTATGTCAATGACACAGACAACGCAACTAACCAAGGCAGTTATACTGTTAAAGTTTATCGCCAAGTTGGAGGAGTGTATGAAGCAACTCCTTTTGAAACATTGACGATTAATTCTGCTACCAACGTTTTTCCCACAGGACAACCGAAAGTCTTTTCTTCAGTATTAACTTCAGGTACACAATATCGCTTTGACGTATCTGGTGGGTTTAAACCAGATAATTATAATTATGATAGGGTTGTAGACGCTCGTTTTTCCACTAGATTCAACGGTGCCGATACCATTGATGGCGGTGCAGGTGTAGATACTTTAGTCAATGCTGACTTTTCCACTGCAACTGCTGCCCTAGCTTTCGACGATACTGGCACTACTCATACACCAATCACTCTAGCAGATGGTACAAGTGTAACTGGAGTTGAGTATTTCCAAAACGTCAAAACAGGTAGCGGTAACGACAGCATAAGCTACGCTCAAAGGCAGAATAATAACATTTCCACTGGTGCTGGCAACGACACAATTAACTCTGGTAGTGGCTACGATATCGTAGATGGTGGTGCTGGCACAGACTTATTAGTTGTCGATTATTCTGGTAATACCTTTGCTGGTGGTATTTCCTACCCGCCTGGAATTTACAGTGTTGTGAATGACAACGGTGCAGGCGGATACAATGGATATTTCAATGCTTACATAGAGGATGCTTATACTTATGATGAAGTTAGCTTTTCCAACATCGAAAACTTCCAAATAACAGGCACAAGTTTTGGCGACTTGCTCAGTGGTGGTAACTTAAATGACACCCTCAATGGTGGGGACGGCGACGATATTATAGATGGTCGTCTGGGTAATGACGTAATCAATGCTGGTGCTGGCGACGACCTCATCACAGGTGGTGGCGGAATTGATGTGATTGATGGCGGTACAGGTAGCGATACCTTAACTGACTCTGACTTTTCCGCAGCGACTTCTAGCTTAATCTTTGATGATACAGGCGCTACCCATACTCCGATTATCCTGACTAATGGCATGAGTGTCACAGGAGTTGAGTATTTTGAAGGATTAAAAACAGGTAGCGGTAACGACACCATTACATACAGCAAAATTCAAAATGACACACTCAACACTGGCGCTGGTAACGACACTATTAATGCAGGTCGTGGACAAGATAACGTTGATGGGGGGGATGGCAACGATTTATTAATTGTTGACTATTCCAGCAATACCTTCTCCGGCGGTGGCGGATACTTTGCAGGAGTGCAAAGCAATGTCTACTCCAATGGTGCTACAGGATTTAACGGGTATTTCTACGCTTATACAAGCCCTGGAACTGCTGACCAAGTTAACTTCTCCAACATAGAAAACTTCAACATCACAGGTACTAACTTTGCTGACAACTTTTCTGGTGGTGACAACAACGACACCTTAACTGGTGGCAGTGGTAACGATACCCTCTATGGTAATGGTGGTAACGACTACCTTGATGGTGGAGTCGGCAACGATAGTTTAATTGGTGGTATTGGCAATGACACTTATGTAGTTAACGTAACTACAGACGTAATCACAGAATACGCTGACGAAGGTACTGATACCATCATTTCCTCTGTAACTGACACGCTGAATATTGCGAGTCGGGCTAATGTGGAAAACCTGATGCTGACGGGTTCCGCCGTTAATGCAACTGGTAACGCCCTCAATAATCAACTTACTGGTAACAGTGGCAATAATACTCTCAGTGGTGGCACAGGTAACGATACGCTGGACGGTGGCGCAGGTATTGATACGTTAGATGGTGGGGCGGGCAATGACACTTACGTTATAGATACCACCACAGATACCATCACAGAAACCGCCACAGGTGGCAACGATACAGTCCAATCATCTTTTACCAACACCTTAGCCAACTATACCAACATTGAAAACCTGAGTCTCGGTGGTACTGGTGACTTTAACGCTACTGGTAACGCTGGCAACAACAAACTTACAGGTAATAGCGGCGCTAATATCCTCGATGGTGGCGCAGGTGTTGATACCTTAGTTGGTGGCGATGGCAATGATACTTACATTGTGGATACCACCACAGATACAATTACTGAAACCGCTACAGGTGGGGTTGATACTGTCACATCCTTATTTACCTACACTTTAGGGGAAACTTCCAACCTGGAAAACCTCACCCTGACAGGTTCCGCCGTTAATGCTACAGGTAACAGTCTCAACAATCAGCTTACTGGTAATAGTGGCAATAATACACTCACTGGCAATGCTGGAAACGATACCTTAAATGGTGGCGATGGAGTTGATATCTTAGTTGGTGGCGACGGTAACGACACATACATTGTAGATACCACCACAGATACAATCACAGAAACTGCTACAGGTGGGGTTGATACTGTTGTGTCATCGTTTACCAACACCGTAGCCAACTATACCAACATTGAAAACCTCACCCTGGGTGGCACTGGTGATTTTAATGCTACAGGTAACGCTGGCAATAACGTTCTCACAGGTAATAGTGGCGCTAATATCCTTAATGGTGGCGATGGGATTGATACCTTAGTTGGTGGCGACGGTAACGACACTTACAATGTAGATACCACCACAGACACAATTACAGAAACCGCTACAGGTGGGGTTGATACAGTCCAATCATCGTTTACTAACTCCTTAGCCAACTACACCAACGTTGAAAACCTCATCCTCGCTGGTACTGGTGATTTTAACGGGACTGGTAACAGTGGCAATAATACGCTTACTGGTAATAGCGGCGCTAACATCCTCGATGGTGGCGATGGCGTTGATACCTTAGTTGGTGGCGATGGCAACGATACTTATGTAGTAGATACCACCACAGAGACGATAATCGAAACCGCCACAGGTGGAGTTGATACTGTCCAGATTTTAATTAGCAACACCTTAGCCAACTTCGCCAACGTTGAAAACCTCACTATCACTGGTGCAGGAGACCTCAATGCTACTGGTAACGCCCTCAATAACGTCCTCACAGGGAATGATGGCGCTAATATCCTTGACGGTGGAGATGGCGTTGATGCCTTAATTGGTGGCAACGGCAATGACACTTATATTGTGGATACCACCACAGACACAATTACCGAAACTGCTACAGGTGGCGTTGATGTTATTCAGTCTTTAGTTAGCAACTTTTTAGCCAACTATGCCAACATTGAACACCTGACATTAATCGGTACTGGTGATGTCAATGCAACTGGTAACGCAGGCAACAATGTCCTCACAGGCAATAGTGGCGCTAATATCCTTGATGGTGGGGCAGGAATTGATACCTTAGTTGGTGGTGACGGTAATGATACTTACAAAGTTGATACCACCACCGACACAATTACAGAAACAACTACAGGTGGGGTTGATACTGTCGAGTCATCTATTACCTACACACTTGGGGCAACTTCTAACCTGGAGAATTTAACTTTAACAGGAACTACCGCCATTAATGGCACTGGTAACGCCCTAAACAACACCATTAAAGGTAATAGTGCTGCCAATACTCTCAGTGGACTTACAGGCGCTGATACTCTAATGGGTGAAGGCGGTAACGATATTTACGTTGTGGATAATGTCAATGACCAAGTAATTGAGTCAGCCAGCACTGGTGGTATTGATACGGTTCAATCCACAGTCAACTGGACATTAAGCGATAACGTTGAAAAACTCACCCTTACTGGTACGGCTGCAATCAATGGTAACGGTAACACCTTAGCCAATACCATCCTAGGCAATACTGGTGCAAATACCTTAACAGGTGGCAGTGGTAATGACACCATCACTGGTAACGCTGGTAATGACATTCTTGTTGGTGAGTTGGGCAACGATTCACTTACAGGAGGTACTGGCGCTGATAAGTTCCGTTTCAATGCCTCTAATGAAGGTATTGATAAGATCGTAGATTTCAAAGCCAGTGAGAGTGATATTATCGAAATATTGGCTACTGGTTTTGGTGGTGGATTAGTTGCAGGTACAACGCTATCAGCTAATCAGTTCCTCTCTGGTGCTGGCGTAACAACCGCAGGAACTGCTGACCAACGGTTTATCTATAACACTAGCAATGGTGCTTTGTTCTACGATGTTGATGGTAACGGTGCTGGTTTATCTAGCCAAATAGCAACTTTATCTCCAGTTAGCAGTGTTATTCCTGCACTCAATAATACTCAGATTTCGATTATCTAA
- a CDS encoding PspA/IM30 family protein, whose translation MGLFDRISRVVRANLNDVVSKAEDPEKILEQSIIDMQEDLVQLRQAVAQAIASQKRIEQQYNKAQTEANSWQQRAQLALTKGDENLAREALVRKKTNSETAAALKAQLDSQSGHMETMKRNLIALESKISEAKTKKDMLKARAQAAKASEQLQGAMGRLGNNNAMGAFERMEEKVLMAEARSQSAAEITGGNLEEQFKLLESGNGVEDELAAMKAQLLAPAPTPNQALPPSKPASASPSKSEVDTELEQLRSQIDSL comes from the coding sequence ATGGGATTATTTGATCGCATCAGTCGAGTCGTTAGAGCCAATCTAAACGACGTGGTAAGCAAAGCTGAAGATCCAGAAAAGATTCTGGAGCAATCAATTATTGATATGCAAGAAGACTTGGTGCAGCTACGCCAAGCTGTTGCACAGGCAATTGCTAGTCAAAAACGTATTGAGCAACAATACAACAAAGCTCAAACCGAAGCAAATAGCTGGCAGCAACGGGCGCAACTGGCTCTTACCAAGGGTGATGAAAATCTAGCGCGGGAAGCTTTAGTGCGTAAGAAGACTAATAGCGAAACGGCGGCGGCGCTAAAAGCCCAGCTAGATAGCCAAAGTGGTCACATGGAAACAATGAAGCGCAACTTGATTGCGTTGGAAAGTAAAATTTCCGAAGCCAAGACCAAGAAAGATATGCTCAAAGCAAGGGCGCAAGCTGCTAAGGCTAGCGAACAACTCCAAGGTGCTATGGGACGCTTAGGAAACAACAACGCGATGGGAGCGTTCGAGCGGATGGAGGAAAAAGTTTTGATGGCGGAAGCTCGTTCCCAGTCGGCAGCAGAGATTACAGGAGGCAATTTAGAAGAGCAATTTAAGCTACTTGAATCTGGTAATGGTGTCGAGGATGAATTGGCAGCTATGAAAGCGCAGTTACTTGCACCTGCACCTACGCCAAATCAAGCACTACCACCTTCTAAGCCCGCATCTGCATCTCCCTCCAAGTCAGAAGTAGATACGGAGTTAGAACAGTTGCGATCGCAAATTGACAGCTTGTAA
- a CDS encoding thioredoxin family protein codes for MSKVISISDAEFESEVLQAQQPVLVYLWASWCGPCRLVSPSVDAIAQNYSDRLKVVKMEVDPNPETVKQYKVEGVPAIRLFKEKELVESMEGAITKQKLENLLAAHL; via the coding sequence ATGAGCAAGGTTATTTCTATTTCTGATGCCGAGTTTGAATCTGAAGTTTTGCAAGCTCAACAACCAGTTTTAGTTTATTTGTGGGCTTCATGGTGTGGCCCTTGTCGCTTGGTGTCACCATCAGTAGATGCGATCGCCCAAAATTATAGCGATCGTCTCAAGGTCGTAAAAATGGAAGTAGATCCAAATCCCGAAACAGTTAAGCAATATAAAGTTGAGGGTGTTCCAGCCATTAGATTGTTTAAGGAAAAAGAATTAGTTGAATCTATGGAAGGAGCTATTACCAAGCAAAAATTAGAGAATTTATTGGCAGCACACCTGTAG
- a CDS encoding thioesterase family protein: protein MSFTYNRTIYFQDTDAAGVVYFANVLAICHEAYEESLAASNINLKLFFSSPDVAIPIVHASIDFIKPLFCGDKTLICLSPKYLTDHSFEIGYKIISSQAEKLLATAITQHVCIDKISRNRKEMPKEISQWLNQWSDAVATP from the coding sequence ATGTCGTTTACCTATAATCGGACTATTTATTTTCAAGATACCGATGCAGCAGGTGTAGTTTATTTTGCTAATGTATTAGCAATATGTCATGAAGCTTATGAAGAATCGTTAGCCGCATCAAATATTAATTTAAAGTTATTTTTTAGTAGCCCAGATGTTGCTATCCCTATAGTTCACGCTAGTATAGACTTTATTAAACCGTTATTTTGTGGAGATAAAACTTTAATTTGTTTATCGCCTAAATATTTGACTGATCATAGTTTTGAAATTGGCTATAAGATTATTTCATCTCAAGCAGAAAAATTATTAGCTACAGCAATAACTCAGCACGTCTGTATAGATAAAATCAGTAGAAATCGGAAAGAAATGCCCAAAGAAATTAGCCAATGGCTCAATCAGTGGAGTGATGCAGTTGCCACGCCTTAG
- a CDS encoding ATP-binding protein, translating into MSSRNTLDLAEIRFLHRQLASLLVYQSVLADEVGSSFLQLLESLYHSDGGEASALVCLQAYGNWFKTLAAKNVSWQDYLINQIIVADNPFTQQAQILKFANLPPALVAAAEHDLQVLHSIYKCSSYQMSRWVQTMCNLSVTPVFWNQEPQESTHHELLIRTRLQQGNWGEAVKDLASYYRQCGVGIFAKYYAFRWQAGQLVGVAYPDQVKATDLFGYESQKAALVKNTEFLIAGYPALNVLLYGSRGSGKSSLVKGILNKYSDRHLRLIEVGKSHLQDLPTIVEQLRGLPQKFIIFVDDLSFEEDDDAFKSLKVVLEGNITARPENVVVYATSNRRHLIREFFEDRPRPRDADEVNAWDTVQEKLSFSDRFGLTLTFEPADQNTYLDIIRHLARQAQIPISQEDLEYRALQWATRHNGRSGRTARQFIDFLNAELKIPERSL; encoded by the coding sequence ATGTCTTCACGTAATACCCTCGATCTTGCTGAAATCCGCTTTCTCCACCGCCAGTTGGCTTCTTTGCTGGTGTATCAATCTGTACTGGCGGACGAAGTTGGTTCCTCTTTCCTGCAACTACTTGAATCTCTATACCATAGTGATGGTGGAGAAGCAAGTGCTTTAGTTTGCTTACAAGCTTATGGTAATTGGTTTAAAACTTTGGCGGCTAAAAATGTTAGCTGGCAAGATTATTTAATTAATCAAATTATTGTGGCTGATAATCCCTTTACTCAACAAGCTCAAATCCTAAAATTTGCCAATTTGCCACCAGCGTTGGTAGCGGCGGCGGAACATGATTTGCAAGTATTACACAGTATTTATAAGTGTAGTAGCTATCAAATGAGCCGTTGGGTTCAAACTATGTGTAATTTATCAGTTACACCTGTTTTTTGGAACCAAGAACCTCAAGAATCAACACACCATGAGTTATTAATCCGCACAAGGTTACAACAGGGAAATTGGGGGGAAGCAGTTAAGGATTTGGCATCTTACTACCGTCAATGTGGGGTAGGTATATTTGCTAAGTATTATGCTTTTCGTTGGCAGGCGGGGCAACTGGTGGGAGTTGCATATCCCGATCAGGTGAAGGCGACGGATTTATTTGGCTATGAGTCACAAAAAGCAGCTTTAGTAAAAAATACTGAATTTTTAATTGCAGGCTACCCAGCTTTGAATGTATTACTTTATGGTAGTCGCGGATCTGGGAAGTCTTCTTTAGTTAAAGGAATATTAAATAAATATAGCGATCGCCATCTACGTTTGATCGAAGTTGGTAAATCTCATCTCCAAGATTTACCAACCATTGTGGAACAATTGCGCGGCTTACCCCAAAAATTTATTATCTTCGTAGATGATTTATCTTTTGAAGAAGATGACGATGCTTTTAAATCATTAAAAGTAGTGCTGGAAGGTAATATTACAGCACGACCTGAGAATGTAGTTGTTTATGCTACTTCTAATCGCAGACATTTAATTAGAGAATTTTTTGAAGACCGACCCCGCCCCAGGGATGCTGATGAGGTAAATGCTTGGGATACTGTTCAAGAGAAGCTTTCTTTTAGCGATCGCTTTGGTCTGACTTTAACCTTTGAGCCTGCTGACCAAAATACATATTTAGATATTATCCGGCATCTAGCGCGACAAGCTCAAATCCCCATTAGTCAGGAAGATTTAGAATATCGTGCTTTACAATGGGCAACTCGTCATAACGGTCGCTCTGGGCGAACAGCTAGACAATTTATTGACTTCCTGAATGCGGAACTAAAAATTCCTGAGCGATCGCTCTAA